The Penaeus chinensis breed Huanghai No. 1 chromosome 6, ASM1920278v2, whole genome shotgun sequence genomic interval tatatatatatatatatatatatacaaacaggagGACAAGGACAGCAGGAATCCACATCATGCGCATATTCACTTATTAACCTTTCGGGCGACATTTGTGTCATCCTTAAAACCTGTATATACtttgtataaaaacaaaataataataataaataaataaataaatacagcaacaaaaatagtaaaagagTAAATTTTTGAGAGAAAACTAAAAATAGAACATAACTAAGGAGTTCTCCTTACGCATCTCCATAATTGGAAAGTGGAGTATGTGAGTGTCATGTTGACGCGATGACAGTTTGCAAAAGTGTGGATGCCTGGATATCCGTTGTGGGTGGCCTCTGTGagtgagggaatggagggggttctgtggggggaggggttacaTGTGCAAATTATTTCAGGGTATAAATAACAACTGAACATTCATTGTTGTCTGTCAGGTTTTATTTTGCACATCAGCTTGCACACCTGGGAAGCTGTCCTGTGGAAAGGACTGCCACGCCCAATATCGGACTAGTCAGCCACAGAAAGCGATGTTCAATACCGAACTAAACGTGCAGTCCATGGTCtcgagacatatacatataaatgtatatgtaattataaataaacatacatatatatgtatatgtgtatacataaaaaaaaatatagatatgtatatatgtatgtatgtatatattagaaaaaaccGTAATGTAAAAACTACATTCATAGataaatgagacaacagtttcgaaatccacctggagtccatcttcaggtctgaagaagaaatccaggtggatttcgaaactgtagactcatttttcaataaatctagttattatactatgggtttttctactatagtatcaacgcAGAAGAgcgttttaccatttatatatatatatatatatatatatatatatatatatatatatatatgcgtgtgtgtgtgtgtgtgtgtgtgtgtgtgtgtgtgtgtgtgtgtgtgtgtgtgtgtgtttgtgtgtgtgatgtgtgtgtatgtgtgtgtgtgtgtttaacatatatatatatatatatatatatatatatatatatatatatatatatatatatatacatatatacatatatatatatatatatatatatatatgcacatatatatatatcattatatatatatatacctatacatatatacatatatatgtatatatgtatatatgtatgtttgtattaaatatttatgtgtgtgcatatgttatatatacatacatgaaagatggaataatgcaatgccgcattgatatagatatataacaacctgtACTGACCAAGCCTCGAACCTTGGGcactactaaaccaaccataccacacaacCCTCATAAGGAGCGAGCAACTAGGGTCTAACTAGCTCCACAGACAGGCTAGCTAGCTCCATAGACTAGTTCAAGGCCTGGTCagacggtattgcattattccatctttcatatatgtatatacacacaccttagtacatctgacttcggtttcgaatttctgcatcaattttcaccgagtgcccacgggatgtgtgtaaaacctcgctatcattagatagggaatgtctatggagctagttagacctTAGGTGCACATTCCTtatgtgggtcgtgtggtatggtggGTTTAGTGCTGGTCCTCcgatttcatacccggagtgacttagtttcgaggcctggtcagggagggttgttatatatgtcgtacatatatacaacatacgtACATTTTTCATGAGTACCACTTCACCTTTCACATGAGAGTGTTTAGTCACACTTTTGCCCATATATACCAGCATGCATGGGAGCATGTGATTAATCACAATGCTGTGTTatcgtatcattataattatactctatctaaaaaaaatggttacataaaaaaataagatcaatTTGAAGTAGCTGACAGACGCAGAggctttttcatctttattcataaAAAAGTCCACCAATGAATcacaactcctcctcctcaccaaagTAAATcacattttgaaaaatatatagagacatagTTACTCTTCCGCAACAAATTCTATTAAGGCAATTTTTTGGGTGAGGATATTCTTGTTCCGTGGCTTACAAGGGGCATCGAGTGGCATTAGCGCGTCGCGCCTGGAGACTTCCTTCGTAGGACTCCTCTGTAGAATTCTCCTTCTCAGGACTCTCCGCACGAGCAGGCTTGGCCACAGGTCGTCGTCGAGGGCGGTCGTCTTTACTCGGTGCCGGGGGCGTCAGCAACGTTGATGTGGTGCGAGGCGTAGCCGAGACCGGAGGGAAGAGGGGCGATGTGGGTGCTGCCCTTGGTCTGGGCCACGTAACCTGGCTGCACGACGTGGGTGGTCACAGGATTAGCGACGTAGGTGATGGGCTGCACGCCGTAGGTGTAGGGGACGACGCCGGCCGAGAAGGGGAATACGCCAGCGTTGTAGGGAAGGAGGCCACCGCCGAAGGGATAGGTGCCGGCGGTGTAGGTGAGGGGCAGGACGGCAGCGCTGGCCGCGCCCAGGAGACACAGAGCAAGAATAGcctgcaaggaggaggaggagggtccaTGGGTTACAACGTCTCTTTGAGTAAAGTGAGTTCACACTGACTTAATGGAGAaatgagacagtgagagaaagaaacaagagaacatgaatacaaaaagaggaagaagaaattaataaagactgagagagaggaaaaagcgaaaaagataaacagattgatatgaCCAACGTCGCCAAAGACAGTACACTATCTACTACCGCCCAAGGATCTGTGAGACGTACCTTCATTTTGGGAGATTAAGACGAGCAGTGACTCAATGCGGCTCAAATTGGACGCGGCCGGTTTATATACCCGTCCAGGTTGCGTCTCCGCCCCCTGCTGCCTCCTCCCTCTGGACTACTGGCTCtccactgtccctctctctctccactgtccctctctctctctctctctctctctctctctttctctctctctctctctctctctctctctctctctctctcttctcttctcttctctcactttctcgctcactcacattgatttgtttgtgtattcgtGTTCAGATTGTAAAAGATCTTACAAATCCATTTGTCTGTTTAATAAACACTCCGTCAGTTTATAATCAACAAGATCTCATTGTGCTTGTCTTTAGACTGCTAGTCATATATAACTGTAAGAGACATTTTGTTAGTTTATGAATCAGATTAACTCATTTtatggtataaaacccacaatgtaaaactagatttattgattccATTTTATTAATTCCAGTCAGGCAAGTTGTCCCACTGCATAAACCccccactcatacacacataaacctaaacccatacatacacacaaaaacataaaccacacacacatagacatacatacataacagacacaaacgcgcgcgcgtgtgtgtacacacgcacacacacacacacatatatatatatatatgtgtgtgtgtgtgtgtgtgtgtgtgtgtgtgtgtgtttagatagataagatagatagatagatagataaataggtagatagatagatgtatatagatgtaaatatatcagatatgaaAGAATGCACATTTTTCCCAATCACGCATGCGAATGCGAATGTGATTTTTTTGTGTCAGTATTTGCGAATGTTTGGACGAATCTCGAATATTCCAATCTAAATCATTTCCGGTATTACATCATTTCTAAATACTGTAACTGAAGTGTATGAATAGTTACAGGTATTCGACGTCATTCTTAggctttttatttgtgtttccttTAATCTGTTGGTTTGATATGTTTCAAGAGTTCGGCCACAGAAAACTGAATGACTAGAACGAGTGAGAGACGCCACTTGGGGGCCCGCGAGGGGTTGGAGGGACAGGTTGCCGCCTCGCTTAAACGTCTTCCCTTGCCTTTCCTTCATACAAATTAtgctattttctttgtctttgataAGTAAGGAAGACAAGCATATTCGCAAATATGGTAATGGGATAGTGAATGCGAATGCAAATGAGAGTActaaaaaacaaagcaaacattCGCAGCTGCGAGTGTGAAAACGAAAATTCGGTCAACCTCCaaaaaattcatatatgtgtatatatgtatacgtgtatatatgtatatatacatatatatacatatatattggtgtgtgtgtgtgtatatatatatatatatatatatattggtgagtgtgtatatatacatatatatatgcatatatatatatatatatatatatatatatatatatatatatatatatatatatataaataaatatatgtatatgtatatatgtctaaatatgtatgtatatatatacctacatacatacatacatatatatatatatatatatatatatatatatatatatgtatatatatatacatatctatatatatatatatatatatatatatatatatatatatatatgcgtgtgtgtgtgtgtgcgtgtatactatgtttatatatata includes:
- the LOC125026645 gene encoding uncharacterized protein LOC125026645; the protein is MKAILALCLLGAASAAVLPLTYTAGTYPFGGGLLPYNAGVFPFSAGVVPYTYGVQPITYVANPVTTHVVQPGYVAQTKGSTHIAPLPSGLGYASHHINVADAPGTE